The Raphanus sativus cultivar WK10039 chromosome 6, ASM80110v3, whole genome shotgun sequence sequence gttttcttcatgtGCCGTGAGAATGGACAGAAGAGTATAAGTAAGAGAGCcctttgttttctctctcttcagtCATTTATTTGGTTACTTAAAAAGCTCCGTTTGAATCTTTGTGCAGATGTAGGTAGAGCTGTTACCGCATGGAAACTGGTTTTGGTTGGGAGATTTAGGTTACTTAACCACTGGTGTGACTACATTGAGGTACTTTATAACGGTTATGTCTTGTCTGTCTTACGagcagaagaagatgatttgtttttttaatctttgtagAAAAACCAACGGCACAATATTACAGAAGATACTTGGCAACAAGTCTTGGTGTTTAGTCGTTGTGTACATGAGAATCTACAAGGATATGACTCTCAAGGTACAAAAAACAAAGTGTGTTTGTTTAtctttatgtgttttttttgtacTCATCTTATTGTGTTGTTGTGTTTCACGTATAGGTTCTTGGCCTGTCCTCATCGATGAGTTTGTTGAGCATATGTACAGGTTTGGAaccaaaagagaaataaaaagctTGCTTTCTCAACAAGTAAACGATATAATTACAAATCATTCTGTTATCGATACACAGCATTTTGGGACCGAGAAAGGACACTACCTTGTCATGTAACTGTGGTGACACTGAATCTCAAACATGCCTTTATGAAGATCATCTTTcaggtatgttttttttttttttgtaataatctGAGAGGTTTTGAGATTATTAGGCATAGTTTTACtatcttcttgttcttctgcTGCTGCTGTGGTTAGGTTTTtactctcttcttgttcttttccTGGTGCTGTGTTGTTAGATGAGCATCACAAAGATTATCACCGATGCCACACGGGTCTAAGAAATGTTCCAGGCTTAAAGAGAAAAACAtcaaaagatgatgatgatggtgaagaaGTATCAGGAAGTCAATACATGAAACGACTCAAATCAGATGACAGTCCAAAATGTTCATCTAAGTCTCATTGCGAGATTGAGAGAAGTCTATCACAAGGGTTTGCGAGTCTTTCATCGACTGGAGATAAGCCATGTAACGCAAAACACCATCCTATATAAGCACTGGttaataatatacaaaagaaaagaggTCTCAAGTTGAAGTTGAGCTCTTATTTGTTGTAAGCTTATATAACATTTGATACCCTATCGattcataaattaatatttttttttaaagttgagTTGCAATGCTGCTAGTCTGATGAATTTTATTGTGTAATCAAAGTCAAATCTTAAGATTAATTCGAGATTTAATTTATGGATTAATGGCCTTGTTCAACCCTTATAATTAATTAGGGAACTAGGATCAAACTTGTGCAAAgcttatataataaaagttaaaaatatataatattaaaaaaataaatatgtatatgtatttaaatttttctaatATGCATtcagttatgtttttttta is a genomic window containing:
- the LOC108807308 gene encoding defective in cullin neddylation protein AAR3-like codes for the protein MDSSPVSVRLDIFEIYRRFCEIQSSQGLCNIYKPHEESQRANYLKEALTQLLTLVHNKFQPRISIFDELFKLMSRLDLMVDFSEFTRFYDFVFFMCRENGQKSINVGRAVTAWKLVLVGRFRLLNHWCDYIEKNQRHNITEDTWQQVLVFSRCVHENLQGYDSQGSWPVLIDEFVEHMYSILGPRKDTTLSCNCGDTESQTCLYEDHLSDEHHKDYHRCHTGLRNVPGLKRKTSKDDDDGEEVSGSQYMKRLKSDDSPKCSSKSHCEIERSLSQGFASLSSTGDKPCNAKHHPI